In Xiphias gladius isolate SHS-SW01 ecotype Sanya breed wild chromosome 6, ASM1685928v1, whole genome shotgun sequence, a single genomic region encodes these proteins:
- the slc34a2b gene encoding solute carrier family 34 member 2b encodes MAPRPEVGTDSSPTLNDNTPAKDILPAYSTVDLVNEDPDAEDPWNLPELKDTGLKWSELDTKGKIMRVLTGLMKLVVLLGLLYLFICSLDVLSSAFQLVGGKAAGDIFQDNVVLSNPVAGLVIGVLVTVLVQSSSTSSSIVVSMVSSGLLDVQSAVPIIMGANIGTSVTNTIVAMMQAGDRNEFRRAFAGATVHDFFNWLSVLILLPLEVATGVLYKITHLIIESFNIESGEDAPDLLNVITDPLTNSIVQLDKSVITGIATGDPAARNMSLIKVWCKKETNTTFWNVTVENCTTGAVCWEEGNQTWTQMNTTWTEYQEKCKHLFASANLPDLAVGLILLALSLLILCTCLILIVKLLNSMLKGQVAVVIKKVINTDFPFPFAWVTGYIAILVGAGMTFIVQSSSVFTSALTPLVGIGVISLERVYPLTLGSNIGTTTTAILAAMASPGETLANSLQIALCHFFFNIMGILLWYPIPFLRLPIRLARGLGNHTAKYRWFAALYLFLCFLVLPLMVFGLSLAGWQVLVGVGVPIIVLVIFVIIVNMMQSRCPHYLPKFLHNWDFLPRPLHSMAPWDTVVTSTFGFCGKHCCCCCKCCNCCNKDEDEKIRKSNKKSLEMYDNPAMSRDEDTKEGVKATHF; translated from the exons ATGGCTCCAAGACCAGAAGTGGGGACTGATTCCTCCCCAACTCTCA ACGACAACACTCCAGCTAAGGACATCCTGCCAGCGTACTCCACTGTGGACCTGGTGAATGAGGATCCAGATGCGGAAGATCCCTGGAATCTCCCAGAGCTCAAAGACACCGGGCTCAAGTGGTCAG AGCTGGATACAAAAGGAAAGATCATGAGAGTCTTAACAGGTTTAATGAAGCTGGTTGTGCTGCTTGGACTTCTCTACCTGTTTATTTGCTCTCTGGATGTTCTCAGTTCTGCTTTCCAGCTAGTTGGAG gCAAAGCTGCTGGTGACATCTTCCAGGACAATGTTGTGTTGTCCAACCCTGTGGCCGGGCTGGTGATAGGGGTGTTAGTCACAGTTCTGGTCCAGAGCTCCAGCACTTCCTCCTCTATCGTGGTCAGCATGGTGTCCTCTGGAT tgCTGGATGTCCAGTCCGCAGTGCCGATCATCATGGGGGCCAACATTGGAACATCTGTCACCAACACTATTGTGGCTATGATGCAGGCAGGAGATCGCAATGAATTCCGCAG GGCATTTGCTGGGGCTACAGTCCACGACTTCTTCAACTGGCTCTCAGTATTGATTCTTCTACCCTTGGAAGTGGCCACAGGTGTCCTGTACAAAATCACCCACCTCATAATCGAATCCTTCAATATCGAGAGTGGAGAGGACGCCCCCGACCTGCTCAACGTCATCACAGACCCTCTCACCAACTCCATTGTCCAG CTGGACAAATCTGTGATCACCGGCATTGCCACAGGTGACCCAGCAGCCAGAAACATGAGTCTGATCAAAGTATGGTGCAAAAAAGAGACCAACACG ACTTTCTGGAATGTGACAGTGGAGAACTGCACTACCGGTGCTGTCTGCTGGGAAGAAGGAAACCAGACCTGGACCCAGATGAACACAACTTGGACTGAGTACCAAGAGAAAT GCAAACACCTCTTCGCCAGTGCTAATTTGCCAGACCTGGCGGTGGGCCTCATCCTCCTGGCTCTGTCTTTGCTCATCCTCTGCACCTGCCTCATCCTCATTGTCAAGCTGCTCAACTCCATGCTCAAAGGGCAGGTCGCTGTGGTCATCAAGAAAGTGATCAACACAG ACTTCCCCTTCCCCTTCGCGTGGGTTACTGGCTATATTGCAATTTTGGTGGGAGCAGGGATGACCTTCATTGTTCAGAGCAGTTCCGTTTTCACCTCAGCTTTAACTCCTCTTGttg GTATTGGTGTCATTAGTCTTGAGAGAGTCTATCCTCTGACCTTGGGGTCAAATATTGGTACAACAACCACTGCTATACTTGCTGCTATGGCTAGCCCTGGAGAAACACTAGCCAACTCCCTGCAG ATTGCACTTTGCCATTTCTTCTTCAACATCATGGGTATCTTACTGTGGTACCCAATCCCTTTCTTGCGGTTGCCCATCAGGTTGGCCAGAGGCCTGGGAAACCATACAGCAAAATACCGCTGGTTTGCCGCTCTCTACCTCTTCCTGTGCTTCTTGGTTCTCCCTCTGATGGTATTTGGCCTGTCGCTGGCTGGCTGGCAAGTCCTGGTTGGCGTCGGCGTGCCCATCATTGTGTTGGTCATCTTTGTGATCATTGTCAACATGATGCAGTCTCGATGCCCGCACTACCTGCCCAAGTTCCTCCACAACTGGGACTTTTTGCCCCGGCCCCTTCACTCCATGGCGCCGTGGGACACTGTGGTGACCTCGACTTTTGGCTTCTGCGgcaaacactgctgctgctgctgtaaatgctGCAACTGCTGCAACAAAGATGAAGACGAGAAGATCAGAAAGAGCAACAAGAAGAGTCTGGAGATGTACGATAACCCAGCCATGTCAAGAGACGAGGATACAAAGGAGGGTGTTAAAGCAACACACTTTTAA